A genome region from Candidatus Edwardsbacteria bacterium includes the following:
- a CDS encoding tyrosine recombinase XerC, translating to MPINKFIKYIKVQRNLADNTCQAYQRDLRQFFDHLKHDDLTKIDRNTIRNYLGILQRQGLDKRSAARKLSAIKAFFKYCARENIIPSNPALGLRSPKLDKKLPSFLSEQQAEEAVQSNQEKPEDTVRNNAIMELLYGSGLRSSELLGLKAGDLDLSGGQVKVMGKGSKQRIVPLTRESISALKKYIAGRENQETVFRGARGMALNRRQLQRIVQTRIRSAHYGGKASPHVLRHSFATHLLDRGADLKAVKELLGHANLSTTQIYTHITTDRLKKVYQQAHPRADDEGDDK from the coding sequence ATGCCCATTAATAAATTCATAAAATATATCAAAGTCCAGCGCAATTTGGCCGACAACACCTGCCAGGCCTACCAGCGGGACCTGCGGCAGTTCTTCGATCATCTTAAACATGATGACCTGACCAAGATCGACCGCAATACCATCCGCAATTACCTGGGAATACTGCAAAGGCAGGGATTGGACAAGCGTTCGGCGGCCAGAAAGCTTTCGGCCATAAAAGCCTTCTTCAAATACTGCGCCCGGGAGAACATCATTCCTTCCAATCCAGCCCTGGGCTTGAGATCTCCTAAATTGGACAAGAAGCTGCCTTCGTTCCTTTCCGAACAGCAGGCGGAGGAGGCCGTCCAGTCAAACCAGGAAAAGCCGGAGGATACGGTCCGCAACAATGCCATTATGGAACTGTTATACGGCAGCGGATTGCGGTCATCGGAATTGCTGGGACTGAAGGCCGGGGATCTGGACCTCTCCGGCGGGCAGGTCAAGGTCATGGGCAAGGGCAGCAAGCAAAGGATAGTGCCGCTGACCCGCGAATCCATCAGCGCCTTAAAAAAATACATTGCCGGGCGGGAGAATCAGGAAACAGTTTTCCGGGGGGCGCGGGGGATGGCCCTCAACCGGAGGCAGCTGCAAAGGATCGTCCAGACACGAATCCGCTCGGCGCATTACGGGGGCAAGGCCAGCCCCCACGTTCTGCGGCATTCCTTTGCCACCCATCTTTTGGACCGGGGGGCCGACCTGAAGGCGGTCAAGGAACTGTTGGGCCACGCCAACCTGTCCACCACCCAGATATACACTCACATCACCACCGATCGTCTCAAAAAGGTCTACCAACAGGCCCATCCCCGGGCGGACGACGAGGGGGATGATAAATAA
- a CDS encoding ASCH domain-containing protein, with protein sequence MIYKCLSIVKPNGNNVASGIKTIEVRRWELPFFPLKDLIIIENDNYLSKHYQEENGMILAMADVIDVRPWEEKDLIASCAKVYEKGYLAWILSNIRKISYPAPVPAKRKIYELELDEGQLEYQ encoded by the coding sequence ATGATATATAAATGCCTGTCAATCGTTAAACCCAACGGTAATAATGTAGCCAGTGGAATTAAGACTATTGAGGTCAGAAGGTGGGAACTGCCGTTTTTCCCATTGAAGGATCTGATCATAATAGAAAACGATAATTATCTTTCGAAGCACTACCAGGAAGAGAATGGCATGATTTTGGCAATGGCCGATGTGATTGATGTCCGGCCCTGGGAGGAAAAAGATCTGATAGCATCATGCGCGAAAGTCTATGAAAAGGGCTATCTGGCCTGGATCTTGTCGAATATAAGAAAAATCAGCTATCCTGCACCGGTTCCGGCCAAGAGGAAAATCTATGAATTGGAATTGGATGAGGGGCAATTGGAATATCAATAA
- the ppdK gene encoding pyruvate, phosphate dikinase: MSKYVYFFGGKSAEGSASDKNLLGGKGANLAEMCHLGIPVPAGFTISTEMCTVFYKNNKKYPPELKKQVETALAKVEKVMGMKFGDKLNPLLVSVRSGARSSMPGMMETVLNVGLCSATIPGMIKKTNNPRFVYDAYRRLIMMYSDVVMEKAAGMEPKEGQGIRKQLDDMLGEVKKNKGYKTDADLTENDLIDLCGRFKAKVKEVIGQEFPDNAMDQLWGGIGAVFSSWNGKRAISYRRIEGIPDEWGTAVNVQAMVFGNMGESSATGVAFSRNPANGDNHFYGEWLVNAQGEDVVAGIRTPNPLNEDTKNEQNRHMSSLQTAMPEVYKELNGFRNRLEKHYRDMQDIEFTIQEGRLWMLQCRIGKRTGTAALNMAMDMVEEKLITKADAVTRVSPAQLDELLHPIVDPAAEKNSAVLAKGLPAGPGGANGQIVFTASDAVAWQKQGKKVILVREETNPEDVEGMRAAVGILTARGGMTSHAALVARGWGKCCIVGSSSLHIDAHTKTMKVGDKVFKEGDHITLNGTRGYVYAGQLAMIDATENPRFVGFMKYVDSYRQLKVRTNADTPEDAAKARGFGAEGIGLFRTEHMFYGKNSEAPLFCLRKMIISQSVKERRAALAELYPFVKKDIKATLEVMDGFPVTIRLLDPPLHEFVPTRQEERNKLAQALGITPEALDNRADDLHESNPMMGHRGVRLGVTYPEITEMQVRAILESTVELIKEGKKISPEIMVPVVGMKNELVDQKAIVDKIYAEVCAKYGVKKIDYMYGTMIEVPRAALTANRIAETAEFFSYGTNDLTQMGFGFSRDDIGGFVPAYVEKKILPADPFQILDQEGIGQLLEIGIQRGRATRPNLKVGICGEHGGEPSSVEFCHRVGMNYVSCSPFRVPIARLAAAQAAIKDMKAEKNKIGNRKPKVVKPKAKPAGKAKSVKRIAKPIKKVGKKKGRK, translated from the coding sequence ATGTCCAAGTATGTCTATTTCTTCGGCGGGAAATCGGCCGAAGGAAGCGCCAGCGACAAGAACCTTTTGGGCGGCAAGGGCGCCAACCTGGCCGAGATGTGCCATCTGGGGATCCCGGTGCCGGCCGGATTCACCATCTCCACCGAGATGTGCACCGTCTTCTACAAGAACAACAAGAAATATCCGCCGGAGCTGAAAAAGCAGGTGGAAACCGCCCTAGCCAAGGTGGAAAAGGTGATGGGCATGAAGTTCGGCGACAAGCTGAACCCCCTGCTGGTCTCGGTGCGCTCCGGAGCACGCAGTTCCATGCCCGGAATGATGGAGACGGTGCTGAACGTCGGCCTGTGCTCGGCCACCATCCCCGGGATGATAAAGAAGACCAACAACCCCCGCTTCGTCTACGACGCCTACCGCCGTCTGATCATGATGTACTCCGACGTGGTGATGGAAAAGGCCGCCGGAATGGAGCCCAAGGAGGGCCAGGGGATCCGCAAGCAGCTGGACGACATGCTGGGCGAGGTCAAAAAGAACAAGGGCTATAAGACCGATGCCGATCTGACCGAGAACGATCTGATAGATCTGTGCGGCCGCTTCAAGGCCAAGGTCAAGGAAGTAATCGGCCAGGAATTTCCCGATAATGCCATGGATCAACTATGGGGCGGCATCGGAGCGGTGTTCTCCTCCTGGAACGGCAAGCGGGCCATCTCCTACCGGAGGATAGAGGGCATCCCCGATGAGTGGGGAACCGCGGTCAACGTCCAGGCCATGGTGTTCGGCAACATGGGCGAATCCTCGGCCACCGGGGTGGCCTTCTCCCGCAATCCGGCCAACGGCGACAACCACTTTTACGGCGAATGGCTGGTCAACGCTCAGGGCGAGGACGTGGTGGCCGGCATCCGCACCCCCAATCCACTGAACGAGGACACCAAGAACGAGCAGAACAGGCATATGTCCTCCCTGCAGACCGCCATGCCGGAGGTCTACAAGGAACTGAACGGCTTCCGCAACCGCCTGGAAAAGCACTACCGCGACATGCAGGACATCGAATTCACCATCCAGGAGGGCCGTTTGTGGATGCTGCAGTGCCGCATCGGCAAGCGCACCGGCACCGCCGCCCTGAACATGGCCATGGACATGGTGGAGGAGAAGCTGATCACCAAGGCTGACGCCGTCACCCGGGTGTCCCCGGCCCAGCTGGACGAGCTGCTGCACCCCATCGTCGACCCGGCCGCAGAGAAGAATTCCGCGGTGCTGGCCAAGGGCCTGCCGGCCGGACCGGGCGGGGCCAACGGCCAGATAGTCTTCACCGCCAGCGATGCAGTGGCCTGGCAGAAGCAGGGCAAAAAGGTGATCCTGGTCCGCGAAGAGACCAACCCCGAGGACGTGGAGGGGATGAGGGCCGCGGTGGGCATCCTGACCGCCCGGGGCGGAATGACCTCGCACGCCGCTCTGGTGGCTCGGGGCTGGGGCAAGTGCTGCATCGTGGGCAGCAGCTCCCTGCATATCGACGCCCATACCAAGACCATGAAGGTGGGCGACAAGGTTTTCAAGGAAGGCGATCATATCACCCTCAACGGGACCCGGGGCTACGTCTATGCCGGGCAGCTGGCCATGATCGATGCTACCGAGAACCCACGCTTTGTAGGCTTCATGAAATACGTCGATTCCTACCGCCAGCTGAAGGTCCGCACCAACGCCGATACCCCGGAGGATGCAGCCAAGGCCCGGGGTTTCGGGGCCGAGGGCATAGGGCTGTTCCGCACCGAGCACATGTTCTACGGCAAGAATTCCGAAGCCCCGCTGTTCTGCCTGCGCAAGATGATCATCTCCCAGAGCGTCAAGGAGCGCCGGGCGGCCCTGGCCGAGCTGTACCCCTTCGTCAAGAAGGATATCAAGGCCACTTTGGAGGTGATGGACGGATTTCCGGTCACCATCCGGCTGCTGGACCCGCCGCTGCACGAGTTCGTGCCCACCCGCCAGGAGGAGCGCAACAAACTGGCCCAGGCCCTGGGCATCACCCCCGAAGCGCTCGATAACCGGGCCGACGATCTCCACGAGTCCAACCCCATGATGGGCCACCGTGGGGTGCGCCTGGGCGTCACCTATCCCGAGATCACCGAGATGCAGGTGCGGGCCATCCTGGAATCCACCGTGGAGCTGATCAAGGAGGGCAAGAAGATCAGCCCTGAGATCATGGTCCCGGTGGTGGGAATGAAGAACGAGCTGGTGGACCAGAAGGCCATCGTGGACAAGATCTATGCCGAGGTATGCGCCAAATACGGCGTCAAGAAGATCGACTACATGTACGGCACCATGATCGAGGTTCCGCGGGCGGCGCTGACCGCCAACCGGATAGCCGAAACGGCCGAGTTCTTCTCCTACGGCACCAACGACCTGACCCAGATGGGCTTCGGATTCTCGCGCGACGACATCGGGGGATTCGTGCCGGCCTACGTGGAGAAGAAGATCCTGCCGGCCGACCCCTTCCAGATACTGGACCAGGAGGGCATCGGGCAGCTGCTGGAGATAGGCATCCAGCGGGGCCGGGCCACCAGGCCCAACCTGAAGGTGGGCATCTGCGGGGAGCACGGCGGGGAGCCGTCATCGGTGGAGTTCTGCCACCGGGTGGGAATGAACTACGTTTCCTGCTCGCCGTTCCGGGTGCCCATTGCCAGGCTGGCCGCGGCCCAGGCGGCTATTAAAGACATGAAGGCAGAGAAAAATAAAATCGGAAATCGGAAACCGAAGGTGGTGAAGCCGAAAGCGAAGCCGGCCGGAAAAGCGAAAAGCGTGAAGCGGATAGCGAAACCAATCAAGAAAGTTGGTAAGAAAAAAGGCAGAAAGTAA
- a CDS encoding NAD(P)/FAD-dependent oxidoreductase, with protein sequence MVIGGGPAGMMAAGTAAQGGSSVLLLEKMSSLGKKLLITGQGRCNITNNLEAKKFIADCGLKARFLYGALSRFGYESTLRFFEELGLKTKLERGGRYFPESDSSRDVLEALERYLAAGRAKVTTNARVTGIRKEREGFSVTAGTEVYRSNRLVIATGGKSYPGTGSAGDGYAWASDLGHSVSPLKPSDVPLNVKEDFVKELQGLSLKNAELTFARGSKKIKYFGEMLFTHYGISGPIVLDASRVIGSWLDDGPVDCRLDLKPALDEETLNRRLQREIPASGKKTFRIFIKEYLPAKLIPVFIKLCVIDGELRVNQLNAGQRKKVIELLKDIRFTVTGLRGFDEAVVTAGGVDPDQIDQATMGSKKVKGLYFCGEILDLDGPCGGYNLQIAWSTGFLAGKSAGEK encoded by the coding sequence ATAGTCATCGGCGGTGGTCCTGCAGGGATGATGGCGGCCGGAACGGCAGCCCAAGGCGGATCATCAGTTCTTTTATTGGAAAAAATGTCTTCCCTGGGCAAAAAACTGCTGATCACCGGCCAGGGCCGCTGTAATATCACCAACAACCTGGAAGCAAAGAAATTCATCGCCGATTGCGGCCTCAAGGCCCGTTTTCTATACGGAGCTCTGTCCCGATTCGGTTATGAATCCACCTTAAGGTTCTTCGAGGAGCTGGGCCTTAAGACCAAGCTGGAGCGGGGCGGGCGGTATTTCCCGGAGAGCGACAGCTCCCGCGACGTGCTGGAGGCCCTGGAGAGATATCTGGCTGCTGGAAGGGCCAAGGTGACAACCAATGCCAGAGTCACCGGCATCCGAAAGGAACGGGAGGGATTCAGCGTTACGGCCGGAACCGAAGTTTACCGATCGAACAGATTGGTCATCGCCACCGGGGGTAAGTCCTATCCCGGCACCGGCTCCGCCGGGGACGGCTATGCCTGGGCATCGGACCTGGGCCACAGCGTCAGCCCTTTGAAACCATCGGACGTCCCACTTAATGTCAAAGAGGATTTCGTAAAGGAACTGCAGGGCCTGAGTTTAAAAAATGCGGAACTGACCTTTGCCCGCGGCTCAAAGAAGATAAAATATTTCGGGGAGATGCTTTTCACCCACTACGGCATCTCCGGGCCGATCGTGCTGGATGCCAGCCGGGTGATCGGCTCCTGGCTGGATGACGGCCCGGTGGACTGCCGGCTGGACCTGAAGCCGGCCCTGGATGAGGAGACCTTGAATCGGCGGCTGCAGCGCGAGATCCCGGCCTCCGGTAAAAAGACCTTCAGGATATTCATCAAGGAATACCTGCCGGCCAAGCTGATACCGGTATTCATCAAACTGTGCGTGATCGACGGCGAGTTGAGGGTCAATCAATTAAATGCCGGACAGCGCAAAAAGGTCATCGAACTTTTAAAGGATATCAGATTTACCGTAACCGGCTTGCGGGGTTTCGACGAAGCGGTGGTTACGGCCGGCGGGGTGGATCCGGACCAGATAGACCAGGCCACCATGGGATCCAAAAAGGTCAAGGGTTTATATTTCTGCGGTGAGATACTGGACCTGGACGGGCCCTGCGGTGGTTACAACCTGCAGATAGCCTGGTCCACCGGGTTCCTGGCAGGCAAAAGTGCAGGGGAAAAGTAA
- a CDS encoding sensor domain-containing diguanylate cyclase codes for MPNRAKRAIHIISFEEKLSGWVRWAVLFLALLLVTLRPQDLAGHYLGLYLTLGLAALYNLLVFFAGRKMLKFLRAFWVSLVFDLVFASLLIAFTMGAQSQFFYLYYLTIFLAAVSGNRQAALKVTVLASGMYFLALIWRGELSWDQYFLYDLLFKIGLLSLTAFWAGLLSDQQKRWRLRNQELCQIADEWTKTASDIQSAALFGMGALLSSSRNIEETLNLTLDAVQDLLQADRCSILLLDHDTNELVLRASRGVRAGAVGKLRLKSDQGIAGEVLRTGQPLNVPDTDKEPLFVPSPKHYHNRIRSMLVVPLIIRDRRIGVINISEVKSNRKFSESELAAMVLVANYTAVALENAGILEEKEKEATTDGLTGLHNYRYFIEEFGRRLEHWQKKQAMVSLIWLDLDFFKEYNDNFGHLKGSEILKRLGDIMKTAVGVKEAVYFRYGGDEFAVILPGVENQTAVEKAESVRHSIYHTEFAERKPGGKQLSASIGVVSCPADGQEYRALIEKADQAMYHAKERGKNQVAFWQDDKIIIYRRKE; via the coding sequence ATGCCGAACCGAGCCAAAAGAGCCATACACATCATCTCCTTTGAGGAGAAATTATCCGGCTGGGTCCGGTGGGCGGTGCTGTTCCTGGCCTTGCTGCTGGTGACCCTCCGGCCCCAGGATCTGGCCGGGCATTACCTGGGCCTGTACTTGACCCTGGGCCTGGCGGCTTTATACAACCTGCTGGTGTTCTTTGCCGGAAGAAAAATGCTTAAATTCCTGAGGGCTTTTTGGGTGAGCCTGGTGTTCGATCTGGTCTTCGCCAGCCTGCTGATCGCTTTTACCATGGGAGCCCAGAGCCAGTTCTTCTATCTGTACTACCTGACGATATTCCTGGCGGCGGTCTCCGGCAACCGGCAGGCAGCCCTTAAGGTCACCGTCCTGGCCTCGGGAATGTATTTTCTGGCCCTGATATGGAGGGGCGAACTAAGCTGGGACCAGTACTTTTTATACGACCTGCTGTTCAAGATCGGGTTGCTGTCGCTGACCGCCTTCTGGGCCGGGCTGCTGTCCGACCAGCAGAAGAGATGGCGGCTGCGCAACCAGGAGCTGTGCCAGATCGCCGACGAATGGACCAAGACGGCCTCCGACATCCAGTCAGCCGCCCTGTTCGGGATGGGCGCCCTGCTTTCCTCCTCCCGCAACATCGAGGAGACCCTGAACCTGACGCTGGATGCGGTGCAGGACCTGCTGCAGGCCGACCGCTGTTCCATACTGCTGTTGGACCACGACACCAATGAGCTGGTCTTAAGAGCCTCGCGGGGCGTTCGGGCCGGGGCGGTGGGCAAGCTGAGGCTGAAGAGCGATCAGGGCATCGCCGGCGAAGTGTTGAGGACCGGCCAGCCGCTCAATGTCCCGGACACCGACAAGGAGCCGCTGTTCGTTCCTTCTCCCAAGCACTACCATAACCGGATCCGCTCCATGCTGGTGGTCCCGCTGATCATCCGTGACAGGCGGATCGGGGTGATCAACATCTCCGAGGTCAAGTCCAACCGCAAGTTCAGCGAGAGCGAGCTGGCGGCCATGGTGTTGGTGGCCAATTATACCGCTGTGGCTTTGGAGAACGCCGGCATCCTGGAGGAGAAGGAGAAGGAGGCCACCACCGACGGACTGACCGGGCTTCACAACTACCGCTACTTCATCGAGGAATTCGGCCGCCGGCTGGAGCACTGGCAAAAGAAGCAGGCCATGGTGTCCCTGATCTGGCTGGACCTGGATTTCTTCAAGGAATACAACGATAATTTCGGCCATCTTAAGGGCAGCGAGATACTGAAACGCCTGGGCGATATCATGAAAACAGCGGTGGGCGTGAAGGAGGCGGTCTATTTCCGCTACGGCGGCGACGAGTTCGCCGTGATCCTGCCGGGGGTGGAAAATCAAACAGCAGTGGAGAAGGCCGAGAGTGTCAGACACAGCATCTACCATACGGAATTTGCCGAAAGAAAGCCGGGGGGCAAGCAGCTTTCCGCCAGCATCGGGGTGGTGAGCTGCCCCGCTGACGGCCAGGAGTACCGGGCCCTGATAGAAAAGGCCGATCAGGCCATGTATCACGCCAAGGAGAGGGGAAAGAACCAGGTGGCTTTCTGGCAGGACGATAAAATAATAATCTACAGGAGGAAAGAATGA
- a CDS encoding UDP-glucose/GDP-mannose dehydrogenase family protein, protein MKLAVVGTGYVGLVSGVCFAEWGHQVICVDNDTAKIEMLKKGQIPIYEPGLKELMDKNIQRLEFSTSIEEATDKADIIFIAVGTPPRPNGEADLSAVETVAATVARRMKSYKLVVEKSTVPVQTGDRVKQTMAVNNLNKVEFDVASNPEFLREGTAIEDSLKPDRVVFGTDSERAKKMLLELYSPLGCPIVATDIQSSELIKHASNSFLAMKISFINAVANVCEKSGANVEQVAEGMGLDRRIGRSFLNAGIGFGGFCFPKDLQAFIRISEKLGYDFKLLKAVEEINEDQKKLFVKKIEELVWNISGKTIGMLGLAFKPNTDDMRFAPSIDIIEALQKDGAKIRAYDPVSMDRARQVLKDVHYCNDPYDAARDADCLVIVTEWEEFKELDLARIKSLLKVPAIADGRNIFDPGKMKELGFIYRGIGR, encoded by the coding sequence ATGAAGCTGGCAGTGGTGGGCACCGGCTACGTGGGCCTGGTGTCGGGGGTTTGTTTCGCCGAATGGGGGCATCAGGTGATCTGCGTGGACAATGATACCGCCAAGATCGAGATGCTGAAGAAGGGCCAGATCCCGATATACGAGCCGGGGTTGAAGGAACTGATGGACAAGAATATTCAGCGCCTGGAGTTCTCAACCTCCATCGAGGAGGCCACCGACAAGGCTGACATCATCTTCATTGCGGTGGGCACCCCGCCCCGGCCCAACGGGGAGGCCGACCTTTCGGCGGTGGAGACCGTGGCCGCCACGGTGGCCCGCCGGATGAAAAGCTACAAGCTGGTGGTGGAGAAATCCACCGTGCCGGTGCAGACCGGGGACCGGGTCAAGCAGACCATGGCGGTCAACAACCTCAACAAGGTGGAGTTCGACGTGGCCTCCAACCCGGAGTTCCTGAGGGAGGGCACCGCCATCGAGGACTCCCTGAAGCCCGACCGGGTGGTGTTCGGCACCGATTCCGAGCGGGCAAAGAAAATGCTGCTGGAGCTGTATTCGCCGCTGGGCTGCCCCATCGTGGCCACCGACATCCAGAGCTCGGAGCTGATCAAGCACGCCTCCAATTCCTTTCTGGCCATGAAGATCTCCTTCATCAATGCGGTGGCCAACGTCTGCGAAAAATCCGGCGCCAACGTGGAACAGGTGGCCGAGGGCATGGGACTGGACCGGAGGATCGGCCGGAGCTTTTTGAACGCCGGGATAGGTTTTGGCGGCTTCTGCTTCCCCAAGGACCTGCAGGCCTTCATCCGGATCTCGGAAAAGCTGGGATACGATTTCAAGCTGCTGAAGGCGGTGGAGGAGATCAACGAAGACCAGAAGAAACTGTTCGTCAAGAAGATCGAGGAGCTGGTGTGGAACATCTCCGGCAAGACCATCGGGATGCTGGGGCTGGCCTTTAAGCCCAACACCGACGACATGCGCTTCGCCCCCTCCATCGACATCATCGAGGCCCTGCAGAAGGACGGAGCCAAGATCCGGGCCTACGATCCGGTGTCCATGGACCGGGCCCGGCAGGTGCTGAAGGACGTCCACTATTGCAATGATCCATATGACGCGGCCCGGGATGCCGACTGCCTGGTGATAGTCACCGAGTGGGAGGAGTTCAAAGAACTGGACCTGGCCAGGATCAAATCGCTCCTGAAGGTCCCGGCCATCGCCGACGGGCGTAACATCTTCGATCCCGGAAAGATGAAGGAGCTGGGATTCATATACCGGGGCATCGGCCGATGA
- a CDS encoding SDR family oxidoreductase → MRLLVAGGAGFLGSHLCDRLLSDRHQVTALDNLITGSLENISHLQGNKDFSFIEQDVTQPFKIEGQIDFILDLASPASPIDFVKIPLEILLVGSYGVHNLLELAREKRAGFLLTSTSEVYGDPLVHPQSEDYWGNVNPIGPRSVYDESKRYAEALSMAYHRYRGIDTRIVRIFNTYGPRMRLDDGRVVPTLIDQALNDRPLTVFGDGSQTRSFCYASDLIEGIYLTIKSSEHQPINLGNPQEMSILEFARAIKKYTGTGSAIEHQPLPADDPKVRRPDISRARKILKWEPQVGFEEGIKKTIDWFAAKK, encoded by the coding sequence ATGAGACTGCTGGTGGCCGGGGGAGCCGGCTTTTTGGGCTCCCATCTGTGCGACCGCCTGCTGTCCGACCGGCACCAGGTGACGGCCCTGGACAACCTGATAACCGGGAGTCTGGAGAACATCAGCCACCTGCAGGGGAACAAGGATTTCAGTTTCATCGAACAGGATGTCACCCAGCCTTTCAAGATCGAAGGCCAGATAGATTTCATCCTCGACCTGGCCTCGCCGGCCAGCCCGATAGATTTCGTCAAGATCCCCCTGGAGATACTGCTGGTGGGGTCGTACGGCGTTCATAATCTTTTGGAACTGGCCAGGGAGAAGCGGGCCGGATTCCTGCTGACCTCCACCTCCGAGGTATACGGCGACCCCCTGGTGCACCCCCAGAGCGAGGACTACTGGGGCAACGTCAACCCCATCGGGCCACGCAGCGTCTACGATGAATCCAAGCGCTACGCCGAGGCCCTAAGCATGGCCTACCATCGCTATCGCGGTATCGACACCCGTATCGTCAGGATATTCAACACCTACGGGCCCAGGATGCGCCTGGACGACGGGCGGGTGGTTCCCACCCTGATCGACCAGGCTCTGAACGACCGGCCCCTGACGGTTTTCGGGGACGGCAGCCAGACCCGCAGCTTCTGCTACGCCTCGGACCTGATAGAGGGCATCTATCTGACCATCAAGTCGTCGGAGCACCAGCCGATAAACCTGGGCAACCCCCAGGAGATGTCCATTCTGGAATTTGCCCGGGCCATCAAGAAATACACCGGCACCGGGTCGGCCATCGAGCACCAACCGCTGCCGGCCGATGATCCCAAGGTGCGGCGGCCCGATATCAGCCGGGCCAGGAAGATCCTGAAGTGGGAGCCCCAGGTCGGCTTTGAAGAGGGTATAAAAAAGACCATCGACTGGTTCGCGGCAAAAAAGTAA
- a CDS encoding glycosyltransferase family 39 protein, which produces MRIKKNVLSYLLLGLILLNGLLLRVGGLNWGIPRAPYWKAYHPDESVAFTTLLKMSTAEEGLNPHYFVNPTLHYYLIGALWWAAHTAKFVPSPREIMDEASTVTLDHVARIWLTARSLSVALGVLTIWLTYLLGREFFKDQIYALAGAWLAAVMPTMVIQSHYLTVDGPVGFWFLAALWLIIKAFKDNRLWMWAAAGLVAGSAVATKYNALAGVVSVFGVLLIRQKMNRDQHIEKAPIKVSLFAGCLIAGFLLGCPYSVLSFAEWENGISRLLAYNDFATDWLYPWLYISRHSLGWPGWILFLASLPALVIKPDKTGLILAAGIVPYLLIYGYKASPYMRHMVLIVPLMVLLIIYAAEKAGRYFKRRSFSLIAGLLILLTSGYALANSLAWVKVMSGQDPREAAAEYIKQHVPYNSIIGLAGRLWFYTPPLDESQYQLLRLDYDPAKLEYFHPPLIIVSEYESKQYAFCRVAPEVRDEFFRDLKEDYRASRVFKRIPQCWGIKFEGYPLADWNYFYPEITIYERSF; this is translated from the coding sequence ATGCGGATAAAAAAAAATGTTCTTTCATATCTGCTGCTGGGCTTGATACTGCTGAACGGCCTGCTGCTGAGGGTGGGCGGCCTGAACTGGGGTATCCCCCGGGCGCCATACTGGAAAGCCTATCATCCCGATGAAAGCGTGGCCTTCACCACCCTGCTGAAGATGTCCACCGCGGAGGAGGGGCTCAACCCGCATTACTTTGTCAATCCCACCCTGCACTACTACCTGATAGGTGCACTGTGGTGGGCGGCCCATACCGCAAAGTTCGTCCCCTCACCCAGGGAGATAATGGACGAAGCCTCCACGGTGACCCTGGATCACGTCGCCAGGATCTGGCTGACGGCCCGTTCCCTGAGCGTGGCTCTGGGGGTGCTGACCATCTGGCTGACCTACCTGCTGGGGCGGGAGTTCTTTAAAGACCAGATATATGCCCTGGCCGGGGCCTGGCTGGCGGCCGTAATGCCGACCATGGTGATACAATCGCACTACCTGACGGTGGACGGCCCGGTGGGATTCTGGTTCCTGGCGGCGCTGTGGTTGATCATCAAGGCTTTCAAGGATAACCGGCTTTGGATGTGGGCGGCCGCCGGATTGGTGGCGGGATCAGCGGTGGCCACCAAATACAACGCCCTGGCGGGCGTAGTATCGGTTTTCGGAGTTCTTTTGATCCGGCAGAAAATGAACCGCGACCAGCATATTGAAAAAGCGCCGATCAAAGTTTCCCTTTTTGCCGGCTGTCTGATCGCAGGATTCCTGCTGGGATGCCCGTATTCGGTGCTGTCCTTCGCCGAATGGGAGAACGGGATAAGCCGCCTGCTGGCTTACAACGATTTTGCCACCGACTGGCTGTATCCCTGGCTCTACATCAGCCGGCATTCCCTGGGCTGGCCGGGATGGATATTGTTCCTGGCATCCCTGCCAGCGCTGGTTATAAAGCCCGACAAGACCGGCCTGATCCTGGCGGCCGGCATCGTCCCGTATCTTTTGATCTACGGCTACAAGGCTTCGCCCTATATGCGGCACATGGTGCTGATAGTCCCTCTGATGGTGCTGCTGATCATATATGCGGCGGAAAAGGCCGGGAGATATTTTAAGCGCCGCAGTTTTTCGTTGATCGCCGGCCTGCTGATCCTTTTGACCTCCGGCTACGCCTTGGCCAACAGCCTGGCCTGGGTGAAGGTGATGTCCGGCCAGGACCCCCGGGAGGCGGCGGCGGAATACATCAAGCAGCATGTGCCTTATAACTCGATCATCGGACTGGCCGGCCGGCTGTGGTTCTACACCCCGCCCCTGGATGAGAGCCAGTATCAACTGCTGAGGCTGGATTATGATCCGGCCAAGCTGGAATATTTTCATCCGCCCCTGATCATCGTCAGCGAATACGAGTCCAAACAGTACGCCTTCTGCCGGGTGGCCCCCGAGGTGCGGGATGAGTTCTTCAGAGATCTCAAGGAAGATTACCGGGCCAGCCGGGTGTTCAAAAGGATCCCGCAGTGCTGGGGAATAAAATTCGAGGGATATCCCCTGGCCGACTGGAATTACTTCTACCCCGAGATAACCATTTACGAAAGGTCCTTTTAA